A window from Bombus pascuorum chromosome 12, iyBomPasc1.1, whole genome shotgun sequence encodes these proteins:
- the LOC132912644 gene encoding voltage-dependent calcium channel subunit alpha-2/delta-3 isoform X4: MRLRFLPAIVILILIEAHGDNISSDKVGTWAKQLGFELSQLGKFVTNVDKFTESYKQAAVKPRDGTALVHEIAKDIKAMMESKISAIKRIMDVAETSALSAPDADPPESFLYINAKNNTIELKHSAHFGGQVNLTMSAVHVPTNVYDRASNVIRAIKWSEELDKTFINNYEQDPSLSWQYFGSATGFMRQYPAMNWLMEPVDLFDCRTRSWYIEAATSPKDILILIDTSGSMTGIRREIARHVVNNILDTLGNNDFVNIITFSNVTKEVVPCFNDTLVQANLANVRELKRAIMNLDTEKIANFSLALTTAFELLGTYRTEREGARCNQAIMLITDGVPYNYKEIFETYNWEDNSNEPFKADMPVRMFTYLIGREVADVKEVQWMACANRGYFVHLCTLAEVREEVLKYVPVMARPLVLGRTDHPTIWTPVYADVTDPKMTDWLWEQRESEEQKERFLMLHSRKRFFNAEERDRRFVKKQRKSHDQSGDLQEYRLMTSVSMPVFDRRENATRIADLLGVAGTDVPIEEIQKLMMPHLLGVNGYAFIVTNNGFILIHPDLRPVFQGILKPAYNSVDMAEVELMDQDREPREFDEGIIMLRDDVVDQKNGSVTLHTKYHYDDMKRVGRVRRKYDYTGIPNTPFTVVVSLPEHEHIGNYRVHATEEIHRSHVSGKNVSDYFTGKNWRVHPHWLYCKYHYEDDRPFNTSEEQLVHFLQRTRQPGWRWNDMKQPSQPPEYSATNSGNDTHRKSKPTPYKADKDSYYCDRDLLLSLVFDAKVTQWFANPKTAREEAGPLARLMNLLPRKDFQQRFGVTLAFMATHSGLTRWKDFMINEEETIPDDHFSKMYPRAIDEVWYKRAVEQHYVNSDSFVFSVPIDEEGADNATLVTASRAIFIGTDKEKAPAAVVGFQFQHTALQALFQNITFSCKGGEKCTDCAADNWACYLIDDNGYVIAAEDKSDAGKFFGELKGPIMSSLVKEGVFEKIRIFDYQAVCFKSKQTSNDGSILLTPWKHMQQMVSWLIGQAAWAWAKAGIWESDYAEAYAYPNEDEGMHEDYQESEDKPPIDPKDERLFDQKVLINRTRPEACDQEVYLYLRNASFNLSNTDVGANTGCKYIVQPVEYSNMLLLVVNIDENCEQMMMPPLSVIPEEIIYENNSLVCQKALTSLKRKRPQSCIRSHARESEIKDLCGLASNVAPNVYLLLLLSFILTLGMF, translated from the exons ATGAGGCTCCGTTTCCTGCCTGCTATTGTCATCCTGATCCTGATCGAGGCACATGGTGACAACATATCATCCGACAA AGTGGGAACATGGGCAAAACAGTTGGGTTTCGAGTTGTCGCAGTTGGGCAAGTTTGTGACCAACGTGGACAAGTTCACCGAGAGCTACAAACAGGCAGCAGTGAAGCCACGTGATGGCACTGCTTTAGTCCACGAGATCGCTAAAGACATCAAAGCCATGATGGAATCGAAGATATCAGCTATTAAG AGAATCATGGATGTCGCGGAAACATCAGCTTTGTCCGCTCCAGATGCCGACCCTCCGGAGTCCTTCTTATATATCAACGCAAAGAACAACACGATCGAACTGAAACACAGTGCTCACTTCGGCGGTCAAGTCAATTTGACCATGTCGGCAGTTCACGTTCCGACGAATGTCTATGATCGAGCATCTAACGTAATTAGGGCGATCAAATGGTCCGAGGAGTTGGATAAAACCTTCATCAACAACTACGAACAAGATCCTTCGTTGTCTTGGCAATATTTTGGTAGCGCGACTGGTTTCATGAGACAATATCCTGCGATGAACTGGCTGATGGAGCCTGTGGATTTGTTCGACTGCAGAACCAGAAGTTGGTACATCGAGGCAGCTACCAGTCCAAAAGACATTCTTATTCTTATAGATACTTCCGGTAGTATGACAGGGATTCGCAGAGAAATTGCTAGACACGTAGTGAATAATATTCTGGACACTCTTGGAAACAATGATTTTGTTAACATCATAACGTTCTCCAACGTTACGAAAGAG GTGGTGCCATGTTTCAACGACACCTTAGTACAAGCTAATTTAGCGAACGTGAGGGAATTAAAGAGAGCTATCATGAATCTAGACACGGAGAAGATTGCGAATTTCTCCCTGGCCTTGACCACCGCATTCGAGCTCCTCGGAACCTATCGAACCGAGAGGGAAGGAGCCAGATGCAACCAAGCGATTATGCTGATAACAGACGGCGTTCCTTACAACTACAAGGAGATCTTCGAGACATACAACTGGGAAGATAATTCCAACGAGCCCTTTAAAGCTGACATGCCTGTCAGAATGTTCACTTATCTGATTGGCAGAGAAGTGGCAGACGTAAAGGAGGTGCAGTGGATGGCCTGTGCTAACAGAGGTTACTTCGTGCATCTCTGCACCTTGGCTGAAGTGAGGGAAGAG GTACTTAAATATGTTCCTGTAATGGCAAGACCATTGGTTCTCGGTCGTACGGATCATCCAACGATCTGGACTCCAGTCTACGCCGACGTGACAGATCCAAAGATGACCGATTGGTTGTGGGAGCAAAGAGAAAGCGAAGAACAGAAGGAGAGATTCCTCATGCTTCACAGCAGGAAAAGATTCTTCAATGCCGAGGAACGAGATCGCAGATTCGTGAAAAAGCAGAGGAAATCGCATGACCAGAGCGGCGATCTTCAGGAATACAGGCTAATGACTTCGGTTAGCATGCCGGTGTTCGACCGACGAGAGAACGCG ACACGAATCGCAGATCTGCTTGGCGTCGCTGGTACGGATGTTCCTATCGAAGAGATACAGAAACTCATGATGCCACATTTA CTTGGCGTCAATGGATACGCGTTCATTGTGACAAATAACGGTTTCATCCTGATTCATCCGGACCTCCGACCAGTG TTTCAGGGCATCCTAAAACCAGCGTACAATAGCGTCGACATGGCAGAGGTTGAGCTGATGGATCAGGATAGGGAACCCAGGGAGTTTGATGAAGGAATTATTATG CTTCGGGATGACGTGGTCGACCAAAAAAACGGTAGCGTGACACTGCACACGAAATATCATTACGATGATATG AAACGTGTGGGTAGGGTAAGGAGGAAGTACGATTACACAGGTATACCAAATACACCATTCACGGTGGTGGTTAGTCTACCGGAACATGAACACATTGGAAATTATCGCGTGCACGCAACCGAAGAAATACATCGTTCACACGTTAGTG GCAAGAACGTGTCTGATTATTTCACTGGTAAAAACTGGCGGGTACATCCACATTGGCTGTACTGCAA GTATCACTATGAAGATGACCGACCGTTCAATACCTCGGAAGAGCAGCTTGTGCACTTCCTACAGCGAACCCGCCAGCCAGGCTGGAGGTGGAATGACATGAAACAGCCATCCCAGCCACCGGAATATTCAGCCACGAATTCCGGTAATGACACTCACCGCAAATCAAAAC CTACACCATACAAAGCGGACAAAGACTCTTATTACTGCGACAGGGATCTTCTATTGAGTCTGGTTTTCGATGCAAAGGTAACCCAATGGTTCGCGAATCCCAAAACTGCACGCGAAGAGGCAGG ACCTTTAGCTAGGCTGATGAATCTGCTGCCCAG GAAAGATTTCCAACAACGTTTCGGCGTAACGCTTGCCTTCATGGCTACCCATAGTGGTCTGACAAGATGGAAGGACTTCAtgataaacgaagaagaaactaTTCCTGATGACCACTTCAGTAAGATGTATCCCAGAGCTATCGACGAAGTGTGGTACAAACGTGCTGTGGAACAGCACTACGTGAATTCGGATAGCTTCGTCTTTTCCGTGCCAATCGACGAGGAAGGGGCAGACAACGCTACTCTTGTCACTGCTAGTCGTGCCATATTTATCG gGACTGATAAGGAAAAAGCGCCAGCTGCGGTTGTTGGTTTCCAGTTCCAACATACCGCTCTTCAGGCTCTCTTTCAGAATATTACATTTAGTTGCAAAGGAGGTGAAAAATGCACAGATTGCGCTGCGGATAACTGGGCCTGCTACTTGATCGACGACAATGGATACGTGATCGCAGCCGAAGATAAATCTGATGCTGGGAAATTCTTTGGTGAACTGAAAGGACCAATTATGTCTAGTTTGGTAAAAGAAGGTGTCTTCGAAAAAATCAGAATATTCGACTATCAAGCAGTTTGCTTCAAAAGTAAGCAAACTAGTAATGATGGAAGCATTTTGTTGACG CCATGGAAACACATGCAACAGATGGTTTCGTGGCTCATCGGCCAAGCAGCCTGGGCTTGGGCCAAAGCTGGAATTTGGGAATCCGACTACGCAGAAGCGTATGCTTATCCGAACGAAGATGAAGGTATGCATGAAGACTATCAGGAAAGCGAAGATAAACCACCGATAGATCCTAAGGATGAGAGGCTATTCGACCAAAAGGTTTTGATCAATCGAACACGACCAGAAGCTTGCGATCAAGAG GTATATCTGTACTTGCGAAACGCATCCTTCAATTTGTCCAACACAGATGTAGGCGCAAATACAGGATGTAAGTACATCGTACAACCAGTTGAATACAGTAACATGCTTCTTCTGGTTGTGAACATTGATGAGAACTGCGAGCAAATGATGATGCCTCCTTTGAGCGTTATTCCAGAAGAAATAATCTACGAGAATAATTCACTGGTATGCCAGAAGGCGCTCACTTCATTAAAACGAAAGAGACCTCAATCCTGTATTCGTAGTCACGCGAGAGAAAGCGAGATCAAAGATCTTTGCGGTTTAGCTTCGAACGTGGCGCCGAATGTCtacctccttcttcttttatcatttatc
- the LOC132912644 gene encoding voltage-dependent calcium channel subunit alpha-2/delta-3 isoform X5, which translates to MRLRFLPAIVILILIEAHGDNISSDKVGTWAKQLGFELSQLGKFVTNVDKFTESYKQAAVKPRDGTALVHEIAKDIKAMMESKISAIKRIMDVAETSALSAPDADPPESFLYINAKNNTIELKHSAHFGGQVNLTMSAVHVPTNVYDRASNVIRAIKWSEELDKTFINNYEQDPSLSWQYFGSATGFMRQYPAMNWLMEPVDLFDCRTRSWYIEAATSPKDILILIDTSGSMTGIRREIARHVVNNILDTLGNNDFVNIITFSNVTKEVVPCFNDTLVQANLANVRELKRAIMNLDTEKIANFSLALTTAFELLGTYRTEREGARCNQAIMLITDGVPYNYKEIFETYNWEDNSNEPFKADMPVRMFTYLIGREVADVKEVQWMACANRGYFVHLCTLAEVREEVLKYVPVMARPLVLGRTDHPTIWTPVYADVTDPKMTDWLWEQRESEEQKERFLMLHSRKRFFNAEERDRRFVKKQRKSHDQSGDLQEYRLMTSVSMPVFDRRENATRIADLLGVAGTDVPIEEIQKLMMPHLLGVNGYAFIVTNNGFILIHPDLRPVFQGILKPAYNSVDMAEVELMDQDREPREFDEGIIMLRDDVVDQKNGSVTLHTKYHYDDMKRVGRVRRKYDYTGIPNTPFTVVVSLPEHEHIGNYRVHATEEIHRSHVSGKNVSDYFTGKNWRVHPHWLYCKYHYEDDRPFNTSEEQLVHFLQRTRQPGWRWNDMKQPSQPPEYSATNSGNDTHRKSKPTPYKADKDSYYCDRDLLLSLVFDAKVTQWFANPKTAREEAGKDFQQRFGVTLAFMATHSGLTRWKDFMINEEETIPDDHFSKMYPRAIDEVWYKRAVEQHYVNSDSFVFSVPIDEEGADNATLVTASRAIFIGTDKEKAPAAVVGFQFQHTALQALFQNITFSCKGGEKCTDCAADNWACYLIDDNGYVIAAEDKSDAGKFFGELKGPIMSSLVKEGVFEKIRIFDYQAVCFKSKQTSNDGSILLTPWKHMQQMVSWLIGQAAWAWAKAGIWESDYAEAYAYPNEDEGMHEDYQESEDKPPIDPKDERLFDQKVLINRTRPEACDQEVYLYLRNASFNLSNTDVGANTGCKYIVQPVEYSNMLLLVVNIDENCEQMMMPPLSVIPEEIIYENNSLVCQKALTSLKRKRPQSCIRSHARESEIKDLCGLASNVAPNVYLLLLLSFILTLGMF; encoded by the exons ATGAGGCTCCGTTTCCTGCCTGCTATTGTCATCCTGATCCTGATCGAGGCACATGGTGACAACATATCATCCGACAA AGTGGGAACATGGGCAAAACAGTTGGGTTTCGAGTTGTCGCAGTTGGGCAAGTTTGTGACCAACGTGGACAAGTTCACCGAGAGCTACAAACAGGCAGCAGTGAAGCCACGTGATGGCACTGCTTTAGTCCACGAGATCGCTAAAGACATCAAAGCCATGATGGAATCGAAGATATCAGCTATTAAG AGAATCATGGATGTCGCGGAAACATCAGCTTTGTCCGCTCCAGATGCCGACCCTCCGGAGTCCTTCTTATATATCAACGCAAAGAACAACACGATCGAACTGAAACACAGTGCTCACTTCGGCGGTCAAGTCAATTTGACCATGTCGGCAGTTCACGTTCCGACGAATGTCTATGATCGAGCATCTAACGTAATTAGGGCGATCAAATGGTCCGAGGAGTTGGATAAAACCTTCATCAACAACTACGAACAAGATCCTTCGTTGTCTTGGCAATATTTTGGTAGCGCGACTGGTTTCATGAGACAATATCCTGCGATGAACTGGCTGATGGAGCCTGTGGATTTGTTCGACTGCAGAACCAGAAGTTGGTACATCGAGGCAGCTACCAGTCCAAAAGACATTCTTATTCTTATAGATACTTCCGGTAGTATGACAGGGATTCGCAGAGAAATTGCTAGACACGTAGTGAATAATATTCTGGACACTCTTGGAAACAATGATTTTGTTAACATCATAACGTTCTCCAACGTTACGAAAGAG GTGGTGCCATGTTTCAACGACACCTTAGTACAAGCTAATTTAGCGAACGTGAGGGAATTAAAGAGAGCTATCATGAATCTAGACACGGAGAAGATTGCGAATTTCTCCCTGGCCTTGACCACCGCATTCGAGCTCCTCGGAACCTATCGAACCGAGAGGGAAGGAGCCAGATGCAACCAAGCGATTATGCTGATAACAGACGGCGTTCCTTACAACTACAAGGAGATCTTCGAGACATACAACTGGGAAGATAATTCCAACGAGCCCTTTAAAGCTGACATGCCTGTCAGAATGTTCACTTATCTGATTGGCAGAGAAGTGGCAGACGTAAAGGAGGTGCAGTGGATGGCCTGTGCTAACAGAGGTTACTTCGTGCATCTCTGCACCTTGGCTGAAGTGAGGGAAGAG GTACTTAAATATGTTCCTGTAATGGCAAGACCATTGGTTCTCGGTCGTACGGATCATCCAACGATCTGGACTCCAGTCTACGCCGACGTGACAGATCCAAAGATGACCGATTGGTTGTGGGAGCAAAGAGAAAGCGAAGAACAGAAGGAGAGATTCCTCATGCTTCACAGCAGGAAAAGATTCTTCAATGCCGAGGAACGAGATCGCAGATTCGTGAAAAAGCAGAGGAAATCGCATGACCAGAGCGGCGATCTTCAGGAATACAGGCTAATGACTTCGGTTAGCATGCCGGTGTTCGACCGACGAGAGAACGCG ACACGAATCGCAGATCTGCTTGGCGTCGCTGGTACGGATGTTCCTATCGAAGAGATACAGAAACTCATGATGCCACATTTA CTTGGCGTCAATGGATACGCGTTCATTGTGACAAATAACGGTTTCATCCTGATTCATCCGGACCTCCGACCAGTG TTTCAGGGCATCCTAAAACCAGCGTACAATAGCGTCGACATGGCAGAGGTTGAGCTGATGGATCAGGATAGGGAACCCAGGGAGTTTGATGAAGGAATTATTATG CTTCGGGATGACGTGGTCGACCAAAAAAACGGTAGCGTGACACTGCACACGAAATATCATTACGATGATATG AAACGTGTGGGTAGGGTAAGGAGGAAGTACGATTACACAGGTATACCAAATACACCATTCACGGTGGTGGTTAGTCTACCGGAACATGAACACATTGGAAATTATCGCGTGCACGCAACCGAAGAAATACATCGTTCACACGTTAGTG GCAAGAACGTGTCTGATTATTTCACTGGTAAAAACTGGCGGGTACATCCACATTGGCTGTACTGCAA GTATCACTATGAAGATGACCGACCGTTCAATACCTCGGAAGAGCAGCTTGTGCACTTCCTACAGCGAACCCGCCAGCCAGGCTGGAGGTGGAATGACATGAAACAGCCATCCCAGCCACCGGAATATTCAGCCACGAATTCCGGTAATGACACTCACCGCAAATCAAAAC CTACACCATACAAAGCGGACAAAGACTCTTATTACTGCGACAGGGATCTTCTATTGAGTCTGGTTTTCGATGCAAAGGTAACCCAATGGTTCGCGAATCCCAAAACTGCACGCGAAGAGGCAGG GAAAGATTTCCAACAACGTTTCGGCGTAACGCTTGCCTTCATGGCTACCCATAGTGGTCTGACAAGATGGAAGGACTTCAtgataaacgaagaagaaactaTTCCTGATGACCACTTCAGTAAGATGTATCCCAGAGCTATCGACGAAGTGTGGTACAAACGTGCTGTGGAACAGCACTACGTGAATTCGGATAGCTTCGTCTTTTCCGTGCCAATCGACGAGGAAGGGGCAGACAACGCTACTCTTGTCACTGCTAGTCGTGCCATATTTATCG gGACTGATAAGGAAAAAGCGCCAGCTGCGGTTGTTGGTTTCCAGTTCCAACATACCGCTCTTCAGGCTCTCTTTCAGAATATTACATTTAGTTGCAAAGGAGGTGAAAAATGCACAGATTGCGCTGCGGATAACTGGGCCTGCTACTTGATCGACGACAATGGATACGTGATCGCAGCCGAAGATAAATCTGATGCTGGGAAATTCTTTGGTGAACTGAAAGGACCAATTATGTCTAGTTTGGTAAAAGAAGGTGTCTTCGAAAAAATCAGAATATTCGACTATCAAGCAGTTTGCTTCAAAAGTAAGCAAACTAGTAATGATGGAAGCATTTTGTTGACG CCATGGAAACACATGCAACAGATGGTTTCGTGGCTCATCGGCCAAGCAGCCTGGGCTTGGGCCAAAGCTGGAATTTGGGAATCCGACTACGCAGAAGCGTATGCTTATCCGAACGAAGATGAAGGTATGCATGAAGACTATCAGGAAAGCGAAGATAAACCACCGATAGATCCTAAGGATGAGAGGCTATTCGACCAAAAGGTTTTGATCAATCGAACACGACCAGAAGCTTGCGATCAAGAG GTATATCTGTACTTGCGAAACGCATCCTTCAATTTGTCCAACACAGATGTAGGCGCAAATACAGGATGTAAGTACATCGTACAACCAGTTGAATACAGTAACATGCTTCTTCTGGTTGTGAACATTGATGAGAACTGCGAGCAAATGATGATGCCTCCTTTGAGCGTTATTCCAGAAGAAATAATCTACGAGAATAATTCACTGGTATGCCAGAAGGCGCTCACTTCATTAAAACGAAAGAGACCTCAATCCTGTATTCGTAGTCACGCGAGAGAAAGCGAGATCAAAGATCTTTGCGGTTTAGCTTCGAACGTGGCGCCGAATGTCtacctccttcttcttttatcatttatc
- the LOC132912644 gene encoding voltage-dependent calcium channel subunit alpha-2/delta-3 isoform X1 codes for MRLRFLPAIVILILIEAHGDNISSDKVGTWAKQLGFELSQLGKFVTNVDKFTESYKQAAVKPRDGTALVHEIAKDIKAMMESKISAIKRIMDVAETSALSAPDADPPESFLYINAKNNTIELKHSAHFGGQVNLTMSAVHVPTNVYDRASNVIRAIKWSEELDKTFINNYEQDPSLSWQYFGSATGFMRQYPAMNWLMEPVDLFDCRTRSWYIEAATSPKDILILIDTSGSMTGIRREIARHVVNNILDTLGNNDFVNIITFSNVTKEVVPCFNDTLVQANLANVRELKRAIMNLDTEKIANFSLALTTAFELLGTYRTEREGARCNQAIMLITDGVPYNYKEIFETYNWEDNSNEPFKADMPVRMFTYLIGREVADVKEVQWMACANRGYFVHLCTLAEVREEVLKYVPVMARPLVLGRTDHPTIWTPVYADVTDPKMTDWLWEQRESEEQKERFLMLHSRKRFFNAEERDRRFVKKQRKSHDQSGDLQEYRLMTSVSMPVFDRRENANITRQVLVNEAYWVTETRETRIADLLGVAGTDVPIEEIQKLMMPHLLGVNGYAFIVTNNGFILIHPDLRPVFQGILKPAYNSVDMAEVELMDQDREPREFDEGIIMLRDDVVDQKNGSVTLHTKYHYDDMKRVGRVRRKYDYTGIPNTPFTVVVSLPEHEHIGNYRVHATEEIHRSHVSGKNVSDYFTGKNWRVHPHWLYCKYHYEDDRPFNTSEEQLVHFLQRTRQPGWRWNDMKQPSQPPEYSATNSGNDTHRKSKPTPYKADKDSYYCDRDLLLSLVFDAKVTQWFANPKTAREEAGPLARLMNLLPRKDFQQRFGVTLAFMATHSGLTRWKDFMINEEETIPDDHFSKMYPRAIDEVWYKRAVEQHYVNSDSFVFSVPIDEEGADNATLVTASRAIFIGTDKEKAPAAVVGFQFQHTALQALFQNITFSCKGGEKCTDCAADNWACYLIDDNGYVIAAEDKSDAGKFFGELKGPIMSSLVKEGVFEKIRIFDYQAVCFKSKQTSNDGSILLTPWKHMQQMVSWLIGQAAWAWAKAGIWESDYAEAYAYPNEDEGMHEDYQESEDKPPIDPKDERLFDQKVLINRTRPEACDQEVYLYLRNASFNLSNTDVGANTGCKYIVQPVEYSNMLLLVVNIDENCEQMMMPPLSVIPEEIIYENNSLVCQKALTSLKRKRPQSCIRSHARESEIKDLCGLASNVAPNVYLLLLLSFILTLGMF; via the exons ATGAGGCTCCGTTTCCTGCCTGCTATTGTCATCCTGATCCTGATCGAGGCACATGGTGACAACATATCATCCGACAA AGTGGGAACATGGGCAAAACAGTTGGGTTTCGAGTTGTCGCAGTTGGGCAAGTTTGTGACCAACGTGGACAAGTTCACCGAGAGCTACAAACAGGCAGCAGTGAAGCCACGTGATGGCACTGCTTTAGTCCACGAGATCGCTAAAGACATCAAAGCCATGATGGAATCGAAGATATCAGCTATTAAG AGAATCATGGATGTCGCGGAAACATCAGCTTTGTCCGCTCCAGATGCCGACCCTCCGGAGTCCTTCTTATATATCAACGCAAAGAACAACACGATCGAACTGAAACACAGTGCTCACTTCGGCGGTCAAGTCAATTTGACCATGTCGGCAGTTCACGTTCCGACGAATGTCTATGATCGAGCATCTAACGTAATTAGGGCGATCAAATGGTCCGAGGAGTTGGATAAAACCTTCATCAACAACTACGAACAAGATCCTTCGTTGTCTTGGCAATATTTTGGTAGCGCGACTGGTTTCATGAGACAATATCCTGCGATGAACTGGCTGATGGAGCCTGTGGATTTGTTCGACTGCAGAACCAGAAGTTGGTACATCGAGGCAGCTACCAGTCCAAAAGACATTCTTATTCTTATAGATACTTCCGGTAGTATGACAGGGATTCGCAGAGAAATTGCTAGACACGTAGTGAATAATATTCTGGACACTCTTGGAAACAATGATTTTGTTAACATCATAACGTTCTCCAACGTTACGAAAGAG GTGGTGCCATGTTTCAACGACACCTTAGTACAAGCTAATTTAGCGAACGTGAGGGAATTAAAGAGAGCTATCATGAATCTAGACACGGAGAAGATTGCGAATTTCTCCCTGGCCTTGACCACCGCATTCGAGCTCCTCGGAACCTATCGAACCGAGAGGGAAGGAGCCAGATGCAACCAAGCGATTATGCTGATAACAGACGGCGTTCCTTACAACTACAAGGAGATCTTCGAGACATACAACTGGGAAGATAATTCCAACGAGCCCTTTAAAGCTGACATGCCTGTCAGAATGTTCACTTATCTGATTGGCAGAGAAGTGGCAGACGTAAAGGAGGTGCAGTGGATGGCCTGTGCTAACAGAGGTTACTTCGTGCATCTCTGCACCTTGGCTGAAGTGAGGGAAGAG GTACTTAAATATGTTCCTGTAATGGCAAGACCATTGGTTCTCGGTCGTACGGATCATCCAACGATCTGGACTCCAGTCTACGCCGACGTGACAGATCCAAAGATGACCGATTGGTTGTGGGAGCAAAGAGAAAGCGAAGAACAGAAGGAGAGATTCCTCATGCTTCACAGCAGGAAAAGATTCTTCAATGCCGAGGAACGAGATCGCAGATTCGTGAAAAAGCAGAGGAAATCGCATGACCAGAGCGGCGATCTTCAGGAATACAGGCTAATGACTTCGGTTAGCATGCCGGTGTTCGACCGACGAGAGAACGCG AACATCACAAGGCAGGTGCTGGTGAACGAAGCATACTGGGTGACAGAGACAAGAGAG ACACGAATCGCAGATCTGCTTGGCGTCGCTGGTACGGATGTTCCTATCGAAGAGATACAGAAACTCATGATGCCACATTTA CTTGGCGTCAATGGATACGCGTTCATTGTGACAAATAACGGTTTCATCCTGATTCATCCGGACCTCCGACCAGTG TTTCAGGGCATCCTAAAACCAGCGTACAATAGCGTCGACATGGCAGAGGTTGAGCTGATGGATCAGGATAGGGAACCCAGGGAGTTTGATGAAGGAATTATTATG CTTCGGGATGACGTGGTCGACCAAAAAAACGGTAGCGTGACACTGCACACGAAATATCATTACGATGATATG AAACGTGTGGGTAGGGTAAGGAGGAAGTACGATTACACAGGTATACCAAATACACCATTCACGGTGGTGGTTAGTCTACCGGAACATGAACACATTGGAAATTATCGCGTGCACGCAACCGAAGAAATACATCGTTCACACGTTAGTG GCAAGAACGTGTCTGATTATTTCACTGGTAAAAACTGGCGGGTACATCCACATTGGCTGTACTGCAA GTATCACTATGAAGATGACCGACCGTTCAATACCTCGGAAGAGCAGCTTGTGCACTTCCTACAGCGAACCCGCCAGCCAGGCTGGAGGTGGAATGACATGAAACAGCCATCCCAGCCACCGGAATATTCAGCCACGAATTCCGGTAATGACACTCACCGCAAATCAAAAC CTACACCATACAAAGCGGACAAAGACTCTTATTACTGCGACAGGGATCTTCTATTGAGTCTGGTTTTCGATGCAAAGGTAACCCAATGGTTCGCGAATCCCAAAACTGCACGCGAAGAGGCAGG ACCTTTAGCTAGGCTGATGAATCTGCTGCCCAG GAAAGATTTCCAACAACGTTTCGGCGTAACGCTTGCCTTCATGGCTACCCATAGTGGTCTGACAAGATGGAAGGACTTCAtgataaacgaagaagaaactaTTCCTGATGACCACTTCAGTAAGATGTATCCCAGAGCTATCGACGAAGTGTGGTACAAACGTGCTGTGGAACAGCACTACGTGAATTCGGATAGCTTCGTCTTTTCCGTGCCAATCGACGAGGAAGGGGCAGACAACGCTACTCTTGTCACTGCTAGTCGTGCCATATTTATCG gGACTGATAAGGAAAAAGCGCCAGCTGCGGTTGTTGGTTTCCAGTTCCAACATACCGCTCTTCAGGCTCTCTTTCAGAATATTACATTTAGTTGCAAAGGAGGTGAAAAATGCACAGATTGCGCTGCGGATAACTGGGCCTGCTACTTGATCGACGACAATGGATACGTGATCGCAGCCGAAGATAAATCTGATGCTGGGAAATTCTTTGGTGAACTGAAAGGACCAATTATGTCTAGTTTGGTAAAAGAAGGTGTCTTCGAAAAAATCAGAATATTCGACTATCAAGCAGTTTGCTTCAAAAGTAAGCAAACTAGTAATGATGGAAGCATTTTGTTGACG CCATGGAAACACATGCAACAGATGGTTTCGTGGCTCATCGGCCAAGCAGCCTGGGCTTGGGCCAAAGCTGGAATTTGGGAATCCGACTACGCAGAAGCGTATGCTTATCCGAACGAAGATGAAGGTATGCATGAAGACTATCAGGAAAGCGAAGATAAACCACCGATAGATCCTAAGGATGAGAGGCTATTCGACCAAAAGGTTTTGATCAATCGAACACGACCAGAAGCTTGCGATCAAGAG GTATATCTGTACTTGCGAAACGCATCCTTCAATTTGTCCAACACAGATGTAGGCGCAAATACAGGATGTAAGTACATCGTACAACCAGTTGAATACAGTAACATGCTTCTTCTGGTTGTGAACATTGATGAGAACTGCGAGCAAATGATGATGCCTCCTTTGAGCGTTATTCCAGAAGAAATAATCTACGAGAATAATTCACTGGTATGCCAGAAGGCGCTCACTTCATTAAAACGAAAGAGACCTCAATCCTGTATTCGTAGTCACGCGAGAGAAAGCGAGATCAAAGATCTTTGCGGTTTAGCTTCGAACGTGGCGCCGAATGTCtacctccttcttcttttatcatttatc